Proteins encoded in a region of the Nitrospirota bacterium genome:
- a CDS encoding MarC family protein, with product MTLTEYAVLSFSSLFVIVDPIATVPAFLAMTARDSVGHRLQMARTACLVAVGILMGFALIGQQLFTLLGITLPAIQVAGALVLLLVALDMLRAQRSPVQETAAETAEGTTKDDIAITPLAVPMLAGPAAISTVILLEAQAVSWAQRGMLLACVVLVGLASYITLAIGASSAKWMSPIVEKIITRLMGLVLAALAVQFLFNGLKSEQGLLGQ from the coding sequence ATGACGCTCACGGAATACGCAGTCTTGTCGTTCAGCTCTCTCTTTGTCATCGTCGATCCCATCGCCACGGTCCCGGCATTTTTGGCCATGACGGCACGCGATTCGGTCGGCCACCGGCTTCAGATGGCTCGCACCGCCTGCCTCGTGGCCGTCGGCATCTTGATGGGATTTGCGCTCATCGGCCAGCAGCTCTTTACCCTCTTGGGAATCACGCTCCCAGCCATCCAAGTGGCCGGGGCACTCGTACTCTTATTGGTCGCCCTCGATATGTTGCGTGCACAGCGGTCTCCGGTCCAGGAAACGGCGGCCGAAACGGCTGAAGGCACGACGAAAGACGACATTGCCATTACGCCGCTGGCCGTCCCGATGTTGGCCGGCCCTGCTGCAATATCGACCGTGATTCTACTGGAAGCGCAGGCGGTCTCCTGGGCTCAACGGGGCATGTTGTTGGCTTGCGTTGTCTTGGTCGGTCTGGCAAGCTACATCACCTTGGCCATCGGAGCCTCCAGTGCGAAGTGGATGAGTCCGATCGTTGAGAAAATTATCACGCGCTTGATGGGGCTGGTGCTGGCGGCCCTGGCGGTACAGTTCCTCTTCAATGGACTCAAAAGCGAGCAGGGGTTACTGGGGCAATAG
- a CDS encoding ATP-binding protein, which yields MNCTKCKTKAVIGLPRHNAAFCKGCFNGFVHDQVARAIKSEWMFGKEERILVAVSGGKDSLALWDILLKLGYRADALYVNLGIGAYSEQSHAKVTKFAEAVAASHGAKLHLHTVEQEAGAGIKELAMLIHRPTCSTCGTIKRYQFNRVAIEQEYDVMATGHNLDDEAARLLGNVLHWQEEYLDKQGPSLPASVAGFAKKVKPLYRLSERELAAYAVLNRIDYIVEECPMAKGSKTLQYKEVLNRLETESPGTKQTFYWGFLEKQKKKQPTATTMTEKDRAVLHPCTSCSQPTTAEVCSYCKMMARAKTVVPQ from the coding sequence AAAGGCTGCTTCAATGGCTTCGTGCACGATCAGGTGGCGCGGGCGATCAAGTCGGAATGGATGTTCGGCAAAGAGGAACGGATTCTCGTCGCCGTGTCAGGCGGGAAGGACAGCCTGGCGCTCTGGGACATTCTCCTCAAGCTGGGCTATCGGGCCGATGCGCTCTATGTGAATCTCGGCATCGGGGCCTATTCTGAGCAGTCGCATGCGAAGGTGACAAAATTCGCCGAGGCGGTTGCCGCCTCCCATGGAGCCAAGCTGCATCTCCACACCGTCGAACAGGAAGCCGGCGCAGGGATCAAGGAACTGGCCATGCTCATCCATCGCCCCACCTGTTCGACCTGTGGGACGATCAAACGGTACCAGTTCAATCGCGTGGCGATCGAGCAGGAATACGATGTCATGGCTACGGGCCATAATCTCGACGACGAAGCGGCCAGACTGCTGGGCAACGTGCTGCATTGGCAGGAAGAATACCTCGATAAGCAGGGTCCCTCGTTACCGGCCTCGGTGGCAGGCTTTGCCAAAAAGGTGAAACCCCTCTACCGGCTCTCTGAACGGGAACTGGCCGCCTATGCGGTCTTGAACCGGATCGACTACATCGTCGAAGAATGCCCCATGGCCAAAGGCTCCAAGACGCTCCAGTACAAGGAGGTCTTGAACCGTTTGGAAACCGAGTCGCCAGGCACCAAACAGACGTTCTATTGGGGATTTCTTGAGAAGCAAAAAAAGAAGCAGCCCACGGCGACAACCATGACGGAAAAGGACCGGGCCGTCCTCCACCCCTGCACCTCGTGCAGCCAGCCCACCACAGCCGAAGTCTGCTCCTACTGCAAGATGATGGCGCGGGCAAAGACCGTCGTCCCACAGTGA
- a CDS encoding DnaJ C-terminal domain-containing protein — MATTERDYYQVLGLPKSASADDIKKAYRRLARQVHPDLHSGSKKSEMEKKFKELNAAHEVLGDPDKRKKYDQHGANWEQAEAYEQARRQAGAQGFGQNQAPGGEGFSDIFENLFKGRGRGGTGRGFAMQGEDLETEVQLTLAEVFTGVTKRMTLQEPVPCTTCRGSGALRGRTCPTCQGHGATLQPNTIEVRIPAGVQDGTRVRVAGKGQAGANGGKSGDLYLRVTIAPDNVFRRQGSDIHVSLPVFPWEAALGAEVMAPTLMEPVRMKVPPGSRADSKLRLKGKGLPAAAGGHGDLFLTIQIVMPPSMTDEERALYGQLGAIEHQDPRAELLAQARRRSHP; from the coding sequence ATGGCAACCACAGAACGCGACTACTACCAGGTGCTCGGACTCCCTAAATCTGCCTCAGCAGATGACATTAAAAAAGCCTATCGCCGTCTCGCCCGTCAGGTCCATCCCGATCTCCACAGCGGTTCAAAGAAGTCCGAGATGGAGAAGAAGTTCAAAGAACTGAACGCGGCGCATGAAGTCCTGGGCGATCCGGATAAACGCAAAAAATACGATCAGCATGGCGCTAACTGGGAGCAAGCCGAGGCCTATGAGCAGGCACGCCGCCAGGCCGGAGCCCAGGGGTTCGGCCAGAACCAGGCGCCCGGCGGAGAAGGTTTTTCCGACATCTTCGAAAATCTGTTCAAGGGGCGAGGGCGAGGCGGCACTGGTCGCGGTTTTGCCATGCAGGGCGAAGACCTTGAGACGGAAGTGCAGCTCACGCTGGCCGAGGTGTTCACCGGCGTGACGAAGCGTATGACCCTGCAAGAGCCCGTGCCCTGTACCACCTGTCGCGGAAGCGGCGCCCTTCGTGGGCGAACCTGCCCGACCTGCCAAGGGCACGGCGCGACGCTGCAACCGAATACCATCGAAGTGCGCATCCCCGCCGGGGTCCAGGATGGCACAAGGGTTCGCGTGGCCGGCAAAGGACAGGCCGGCGCCAACGGCGGCAAATCGGGCGATTTGTACCTGCGCGTGACGATCGCTCCGGATAACGTCTTTCGCCGGCAGGGGAGCGACATTCATGTCTCCCTCCCTGTCTTCCCCTGGGAAGCGGCCTTGGGCGCTGAAGTGATGGCCCCGACCTTGATGGAACCAGTTCGAATGAAAGTTCCGCCTGGCAGTCGGGCTGACAGCAAACTCAGGCTCAAGGGCAAGGGCCTCCCTGCCGCAGCCGGCGGACATGGCGATCTCTTCCTGACCATTCAAATCGTGATGCCCCCCTCCATGACCGACGAGGAACGCGCACTCTACGGCCAACTTGGAGCCATCGAGCATCAGGATCCGCGAGCCGAACTGCTCGCGCAGGCCCGCCGCCGATCGCACCCATGA
- a CDS encoding PepSY domain-containing protein, translated as MRTLGIISAGVVGILFAVGSTAWADGKDAKVTDLVKDAKVTIEQAIKTASEKVPGTVVEAELEKKHDKTIWEVEVLGADGNVTEVHIDAATGTVIDTEAKKDEKKKEGKKGK; from the coding sequence ATGAGAACATTGGGAATTATCTCAGCGGGCGTCGTGGGGATATTGTTCGCGGTGGGATCCACAGCTTGGGCTGACGGCAAGGACGCCAAGGTCACGGACCTCGTCAAGGATGCGAAAGTGACCATCGAGCAGGCGATCAAGACCGCCTCTGAGAAAGTGCCGGGAACGGTCGTCGAAGCAGAACTCGAAAAGAAACATGATAAGACCATCTGGGAAGTTGAGGTCCTTGGCGCGGATGGAAATGTCACGGAAGTCCACATCGACGCCGCCACCGGCACCGTGATCGATACGGAAGCGAAGAAGGACGAGAAGAAAAAAGAAGGCAAGAAAGGAAAGTAG
- a CDS encoding periplasmic heavy metal sensor yields MTRSTGTIATFGLASIFALTVGVNGVWANEPGYGKEGHAEGGHGSMGGHGAGMMHNSTGHLIRHLLKHEKEIGLTAEQVAKLKDMQLNLDKTRIKSEADIQVAERELKALTEDEKSDLGAIEAKLKQSGDLQAGLRMTAIKAKRDVLALLTPEQRTKEKAEHDKVMQQHKGDSKGYGSPHGGAMKSNPHKSGDAAHPAPPASMKVQ; encoded by the coding sequence ATGACGCGGAGCACAGGGACGATCGCAACATTCGGTCTCGCATCCATTTTCGCCCTCACCGTTGGGGTGAACGGGGTCTGGGCTAACGAGCCAGGCTACGGTAAGGAAGGCCATGCCGAAGGCGGACATGGTTCGATGGGGGGACATGGCGCGGGCATGATGCACAACAGCACCGGCCATCTGATCCGGCATCTGCTCAAGCACGAAAAGGAAATCGGGTTGACGGCGGAGCAAGTGGCAAAACTCAAGGACATGCAACTCAACCTGGACAAGACTCGCATTAAGAGCGAGGCCGATATTCAGGTGGCGGAGCGCGAGTTAAAGGCCTTGACCGAGGATGAAAAGTCCGATTTGGGAGCGATCGAAGCCAAGTTGAAGCAGAGCGGTGATCTGCAGGCCGGCTTGCGCATGACCGCCATCAAGGCCAAACGGGATGTGCTCGCCCTCTTGACTCCGGAGCAGCGCACCAAGGAGAAGGCCGAGCATGACAAGGTGATGCAGCAGCATAAGGGGGACAGCAAGGGTTACGGCAGCCCCCATGGCGGCGCCATGAAAAGCAACCCGCACAAGAGCGGCGATGCAGCTCATCCGGCACCTCCAGCGAGCATGAAAGTACAGTAG